A genome region from Methanococcoides burtonii DSM 6242 includes the following:
- the glmS gene encoding glutamine--fructose-6-phosphate transaminase (isomerizing), translated as MCGIIGYVGTQNAAPILVESLKKLEYRGYDSAGITLLNKTIDTYKTIGKINDLEKILKDDIKGNIGIGHTRWATHGVPSTINSHPHNSGNISVVHNGIIENYLSIKEQLQKEGYTFLSETDTEVIAHLIHSKLYGSATNTKKICDFFTALQQALKELEGSYAIATVCSSEPDTMLAARKDSPLIIGMGNGEYYAASDVTAFLSHTKKVVFVDDLNIVKMQPNGVEFYDIDGNVIEKETTTINWDIEAAEKAGYEHFMLKEIHEQATSVYDTFAGKLSELDGSVNLEELNISDEDIRNIDRIEIIACGTSWNAGLLGKYLFEKLAGIHTDVDIGSEFRYGNPIMRNNVLSIAITQSGETADTLAAVKSCKAYGCNSIAITNVVGSSITRVVDSVLYTRAGPEIGVAATKTFTAQLIILYLLSIRFARTRGTINTNEAKDLLIELKRIPGKIQKILNRKAEIRECAEIFAEERDYFFVGRNVNYPVALEGALKLKEISYIHAEGFAGGELKHGPLALLDEGTPVVAIATKGHVYDKILSNIKEVKAREARVIAVAEKGDTEIEKYVDYVLRIPPTHEMLAPILSSVVLQLLAYYTALAKDCSIDKPKNLAKSVTVE; from the coding sequence ATGTGTGGAATTATAGGATACGTGGGAACACAGAATGCAGCACCCATATTAGTAGAGTCATTGAAAAAGCTGGAATACAGAGGTTATGACTCCGCAGGCATAACACTACTAAATAAAACCATAGACACATACAAGACCATTGGTAAAATAAATGACCTTGAAAAAATACTCAAAGACGATATAAAGGGGAACATCGGCATCGGACACACTCGCTGGGCCACACATGGAGTACCAAGTACCATCAACTCCCACCCACACAACTCAGGCAACATATCAGTAGTTCATAATGGGATCATTGAGAACTATCTGAGCATAAAAGAACAATTACAAAAAGAAGGATATACATTCCTCTCTGAAACTGATACAGAGGTCATTGCACATCTTATACATTCAAAATTATATGGCAGTGCAACCAACACTAAAAAGATATGCGACTTTTTCACTGCACTTCAACAAGCACTAAAAGAATTAGAAGGATCATATGCAATTGCAACTGTTTGCAGCAGCGAACCTGATACCATGCTGGCAGCCAGAAAAGATAGCCCCTTAATAATAGGTATGGGCAATGGTGAATATTATGCAGCATCGGATGTTACAGCTTTTTTAAGCCACACAAAAAAAGTAGTTTTTGTGGATGACCTGAACATCGTTAAAATGCAGCCAAATGGAGTAGAATTTTACGATATAGACGGAAACGTGATTGAAAAAGAAACGACTACCATCAACTGGGATATCGAAGCAGCAGAAAAGGCAGGCTATGAACATTTCATGCTTAAAGAGATACACGAGCAAGCGACTTCTGTTTATGACACGTTCGCAGGAAAGCTATCCGAACTTGATGGTTCAGTCAATCTGGAAGAATTGAACATATCCGATGAAGATATCAGGAATATTGACAGGATCGAGATAATTGCCTGCGGAACATCATGGAATGCAGGACTTCTCGGAAAATATCTTTTTGAGAAACTTGCCGGAATACACACTGATGTAGATATCGGTTCAGAGTTCCGATATGGCAATCCGATAATGAGAAACAATGTCCTTTCAATTGCCATAACACAATCCGGTGAAACAGCAGACACCCTCGCCGCCGTCAAAAGCTGCAAAGCCTACGGTTGTAATTCCATTGCCATAACCAATGTTGTCGGCAGCAGCATAACAAGAGTTGTAGACAGCGTTCTTTATACAAGAGCAGGACCGGAAATCGGAGTTGCCGCTACAAAGACATTTACCGCCCAACTTATAATTCTTTACTTACTTTCCATACGTTTTGCAAGGACCAGAGGAACCATCAACACAAATGAAGCGAAGGATCTGCTGATAGAACTTAAAAGGATTCCGGGAAAGATACAGAAGATATTGAACCGCAAAGCAGAGATCCGTGAATGTGCTGAGATCTTCGCAGAAGAGAGGGATTATTTCTTTGTTGGAAGAAATGTGAATTACCCTGTTGCACTAGAGGGTGCACTAAAGCTTAAAGAGATATCATATATACATGCAGAAGGCTTTGCCGGTGGAGAATTAAAGCACGGACCACTGGCCCTTCTTGATGAGGGAACCCCTGTTGTCGCAATTGCTACAAAGGGGCATGTCTATGACAAGATATTGAGCAACATAAAGGAAGTAAAAGCCAGAGAAGCCAGAGTCATTGCCGTAGCAGAAAAAGGTGATACGGAGATAGAGAAATATGTTGACTATGTACTGCGCATTCCACCGACACATGAAATGCTTGCACCAATACTGTCATCCGTTGTACTGCAATTGCTTGCATATTATACCGCCCTTGCAAAGGATTGCTCTATTGATAAGCCAAAGAACCTTGCAAAAAGCGTAACCGTAGAATAA
- the glmU gene encoding bifunctional sugar-1-phosphate nucleotidylyltransferase/acetyltransferase — protein sequence MKAVILAAGEGLRCRPLTLTRSKVMLPVANKPIIEHVIDSLAKNEIKDLILVVGYEKERIMDYFEDGIDFGINITYVHQKAQLGTAHAIKQVAELMGEEDETFLVLNGDNVIEANTIKDLLDNHNGNATILTARKENTRGYGVIVCDGKKVKKIVEKPTAEVSHVINTGIYMFDQNIFERIEQTPISQMGEFAITDTLQQMIDDGLQVDHTITNSLWIDAVFSWDILKDNSIVLDRSKDYGIKGTVEEGAIIRGNVSIGNNTIIRSGCYIVGPAIIGDNCEIAPTVVILPSTTIGDNVTIGSFSHLQNSIIMNNTRIGNHSHISNSVIGMNNSIGPYFITEDKENIKIELEDDIQTAEKLGTITGDDTIIGHGVLVKAGVMISSNCNIDSGKIISRNLPENSIVI from the coding sequence ATGAAAGCTGTAATTCTGGCTGCCGGAGAAGGATTACGTTGCAGACCACTCACACTGACACGTTCAAAGGTTATGCTTCCCGTCGCAAATAAACCAATCATCGAGCATGTAATTGACTCGCTCGCAAAAAACGAGATAAAGGACCTTATACTTGTAGTAGGTTATGAAAAAGAACGCATAATGGACTATTTTGAAGATGGGATCGATTTTGGGATTAACATAACATATGTTCACCAGAAAGCACAACTTGGAACAGCACATGCCATAAAGCAGGTTGCAGAGTTAATGGGAGAAGAAGATGAAACATTCCTTGTTCTAAACGGGGACAATGTAATAGAAGCAAACACCATAAAGGACCTTCTTGATAACCATAATGGAAATGCGACAATCTTAACAGCAAGAAAGGAAAACACTCGCGGATATGGAGTCATCGTTTGTGATGGCAAAAAAGTGAAAAAAATAGTTGAAAAACCTACCGCTGAAGTAAGCCATGTGATAAACACAGGCATATACATGTTCGACCAGAATATTTTTGAAAGGATCGAGCAAACCCCCATATCTCAAATGGGAGAATTCGCAATAACAGATACATTACAACAGATGATCGATGATGGCCTCCAGGTAGACCATACAATAACAAATTCATTATGGATCGATGCCGTTTTTTCATGGGATATATTAAAAGACAATTCGATCGTTCTTGATAGGTCCAAAGATTATGGAATAAAAGGTACTGTTGAAGAAGGTGCCATAATTCGAGGAAATGTTAGTATTGGAAACAATACAATAATAAGATCAGGATGTTACATCGTAGGACCTGCCATTATCGGAGACAATTGTGAAATCGCGCCAACCGTGGTCATCCTCCCATCCACAACAATAGGCGACAACGTAACCATAGGCTCATTCTCCCACCTACAGAACAGCATTATCATGAACAATACCAGAATAGGAAATCATTCACACATATCCAACTCTGTGATCGGAATGAATAATTCCATCGGCCCTTACTTCATCACAGAGGACAAAGAGAACATCAAGATAGAACTGGAAGACGATATCCAAACAGCTGAAAAGTTGGGAACTATCACAGGTGATGACACAATTATCGGCCACGGAGTACTTGTCAAAGCCGGAGTAATGATATCATCGAACTGCAACATAGATTCAGGAAAGATCATATCCCGCAATTTGCCTGAAAATTCCATTGTGATCTAA
- a CDS encoding 30S ribosomal protein S15 yields MAKMHTRTKGKSGSTKPIRSESPAWSTATTEEITKVVLDLWKQGNSTSVIGMVLRDNYGVPDVKLATGKKVTEILRDNSEEPNVPEDLYNLIVKAIGLRKHLVVNNKDVHNKRSLQSAESKIRRLVKYYQSTKVLPIDWKYKPETAEMLITR; encoded by the coding sequence ATGGCTAAAATGCATACCCGTACAAAAGGAAAATCCGGTTCAACAAAACCGATCAGATCAGAATCACCAGCATGGTCCACAGCAACAACAGAAGAGATTACAAAAGTAGTACTTGACCTCTGGAAACAGGGCAACTCTACAAGTGTAATTGGAATGGTACTCAGAGACAACTATGGTGTACCTGACGTTAAACTCGCAACAGGAAAGAAGGTAACAGAAATCCTGAGAGACAACAGCGAGGAACCAAACGTACCTGAAGACCTCTACAACCTAATTGTAAAGGCTATCGGATTGCGTAAACACCTTGTAGTTAACAACAAGGATGTACACAACAAGAGATCATTGCAGTCAGCTGAATCAAAGATCAGAAGGCTCGTGAAATATTACCAGTCTACAAAGGTACTCCCTATTGACTGGAAATACAAACCAGAAACTGCAGAAATGTTGATCACAAGATAA
- the hisS gene encoding histidine--tRNA ligase — protein sequence MKVSKPRGTRDFLPEETARRRNIENIMRNVVNKWDYKEVITPTFENLELFTLKSGEGVIGELYNFNDKGNRNMALRPELTAPVMRMYVNEMQATPKPLKLFYFENCFRYERPQKGRFREFWQFGVEVIGSNRADADAEIIALATTMLNAAGIKGDLHVGHLGIIRHILRELEPEQQSKIMRLVDKKDDSGLEEYFEEINAPVELRRNLLELICITGTDAITKAREILGDIEEIDKFEQLLTFLNAYEIDYSINLGIARGLDYYTGMVFEIYAEGLGAQNQVCGGGSYQLISLFGGGDVPSTGFGLGFDRIMEVCEIMPEKQKSVVVISTDETRIDAIQVTTSLRKELTVYLDIMQRNFKTQLSHANNIEADYAVIVG from the coding sequence ATGAAAGTCAGCAAACCAAGAGGGACAAGGGACTTCCTTCCAGAAGAGACCGCTCGCAGAAGAAACATCGAGAACATAATGAGAAATGTGGTCAACAAATGGGACTATAAGGAAGTTATCACCCCCACCTTTGAGAATCTGGAGCTATTCACCCTCAAATCAGGAGAAGGTGTTATCGGTGAACTCTACAATTTCAACGACAAGGGCAACAGGAACATGGCATTACGCCCTGAACTTACCGCACCGGTAATGAGAATGTACGTCAACGAAATGCAGGCGACCCCAAAACCACTCAAGCTATTCTATTTCGAGAATTGCTTCCGTTATGAAAGACCACAAAAAGGAAGGTTCCGAGAATTTTGGCAGTTCGGTGTCGAAGTTATCGGTAGCAACCGCGCTGATGCAGATGCTGAGATAATTGCCCTTGCAACCACCATGCTCAACGCAGCAGGCATCAAAGGCGACCTTCACGTAGGTCACTTAGGAATAATCCGCCATATACTCAGAGAGCTCGAACCAGAGCAACAAAGCAAAATAATGCGCCTTGTGGACAAAAAGGACGACTCCGGTCTCGAAGAATACTTTGAAGAAATAAACGCCCCGGTAGAGCTTAGAAGAAATCTACTTGAGCTGATATGCATCACAGGCACCGATGCAATAACAAAAGCAAGAGAAATATTAGGAGACATCGAAGAAATAGACAAATTTGAGCAGCTCCTGACATTCCTCAACGCATACGAGATCGATTATTCTATCAACCTAGGCATAGCAAGAGGCCTTGACTACTACACCGGAATGGTTTTCGAAATATATGCAGAAGGACTTGGCGCACAAAATCAGGTCTGCGGAGGAGGTTCATATCAATTGATCTCATTATTCGGCGGCGGAGATGTACCATCTACCGGATTCGGACTTGGATTCGACCGTATAATGGAAGTGTGCGAAATAATGCCTGAAAAACAGAAGAGCGTAGTTGTAATATCCACCGATGAAACGCGTATCGATGCCATCCAGGTCACAACAAGCCTGCGAAAAGAACTAACCGTATATCTAGATATCATGCAGCGTAACTTCAAAACACAACTATCCCATGCCAACAACATTGAAGCAGATTACGCAGTCATAGTAGGATAG